The following are encoded in a window of Methanobrevibacter ruminantium M1 genomic DNA:
- a CDS encoding histone family protein translates to MAIPKAPVNRIIKDAGAERVSAEAVDALVAYLEEDAAAISKKAIEYAKIAKRQTVKADDIALAIKNE, encoded by the coding sequence ATGGCAATTCCTAAAGCTCCTGTTAATAGGATTATTAAAGATGCTGGTGCTGAAAGAGTAAGTGCTGAAGCAGTAGATGCATTAGTAGCATACTTAGAAGAAGACGCAGCTGCTATCTCTAAAAAAGCAATTGAATATGCAAAAATCGCTAAAAGACAAACTGTAAAAGCTGACGATATTGCATTAGCTATTAAAAACGAATAA